A genomic region of Xiphophorus couchianus chromosome 9, X_couchianus-1.0, whole genome shotgun sequence contains the following coding sequences:
- the sec22bb gene encoding vesicle-trafficking protein SEC22b-B isoform X1, which translates to MLLLTMIARLADGLPLAASMQEDEQGSEKVGRDLQQYQTQAKQLFRKLNEQSPTRCTLEAGTMAFHYFIEQGVCYLVLSEASFSKKLAFAYLEDLQAEFHEQHGKKVPTVSRPYSFIEFDTYIQKTKKLYIDSRARRNLGSINTELQDVQRIMVANIEEVLQRGEALSALDSKASNLSSLSKKYRSDAKYLNTRSTYAKLAAGGVFFIMLIVYIRFWWL; encoded by the exons ATGTTGCTGCTGACGATGATCGCTCGGCTGGCTGACGGTCTGCCGCTGGCCGCTTCAATGCAGGAGGACGAGCAG GGAAGCGAGAAG GTGGGTCGAGACCTTCAGCAGTACCAGACTCAGGCCAAGCAGCTTTTCAGGAAACTCAACGAACAGAGTCCCACACGCTGCACCTTAGAGGCTGGAACGATGGCGTTTCA CTATTTCATAGAACAAGGAGTTTGCTACCTTGTGCTGTCGGAAGCCAGCTTTTCCAAGAAGCTAGCCTTTGCGTACCTTGAAGACCTGCAGGCAGAGTTTCATGAGCAGCACGGAAAGAAGGTCCCCACAGTGTCCCGTCCTTACTCCTTCATCGAGTTTG ACACCTACATTCAAAAAACCAAGAAGTTGTACATCGACAGCCGAGCCAGAAGGAACCTGGGCAGCATCAACACTGAGCTGCAGGACGTGCAGAGGATCATGGTGGCGAACATCGAGGAGGTCCTGCAGAGAGGGGAGGCGCTCTCTG CACTAGACTCCAAGGCCAGCAACTTGTCCAGCCTGTCGAAGAAATACAGGAGCGACGCCAAATACCTGAACACCCGCTCCACTTACGCCAAGCTGGCAGCAGGGGGCGTCTTTTTCATCATGCTCATCGTTTACATTCGTTTCTGGTGGCTCTGA
- the sec22bb gene encoding vesicle-trafficking protein SEC22b-B isoform X2, giving the protein MLLLTMIARLADGLPLAASMQEDEQVGRDLQQYQTQAKQLFRKLNEQSPTRCTLEAGTMAFHYFIEQGVCYLVLSEASFSKKLAFAYLEDLQAEFHEQHGKKVPTVSRPYSFIEFDTYIQKTKKLYIDSRARRNLGSINTELQDVQRIMVANIEEVLQRGEALSALDSKASNLSSLSKKYRSDAKYLNTRSTYAKLAAGGVFFIMLIVYIRFWWL; this is encoded by the exons ATGTTGCTGCTGACGATGATCGCTCGGCTGGCTGACGGTCTGCCGCTGGCCGCTTCAATGCAGGAGGACGAGCAG GTGGGTCGAGACCTTCAGCAGTACCAGACTCAGGCCAAGCAGCTTTTCAGGAAACTCAACGAACAGAGTCCCACACGCTGCACCTTAGAGGCTGGAACGATGGCGTTTCA CTATTTCATAGAACAAGGAGTTTGCTACCTTGTGCTGTCGGAAGCCAGCTTTTCCAAGAAGCTAGCCTTTGCGTACCTTGAAGACCTGCAGGCAGAGTTTCATGAGCAGCACGGAAAGAAGGTCCCCACAGTGTCCCGTCCTTACTCCTTCATCGAGTTTG ACACCTACATTCAAAAAACCAAGAAGTTGTACATCGACAGCCGAGCCAGAAGGAACCTGGGCAGCATCAACACTGAGCTGCAGGACGTGCAGAGGATCATGGTGGCGAACATCGAGGAGGTCCTGCAGAGAGGGGAGGCGCTCTCTG CACTAGACTCCAAGGCCAGCAACTTGTCCAGCCTGTCGAAGAAATACAGGAGCGACGCCAAATACCTGAACACCCGCTCCACTTACGCCAAGCTGGCAGCAGGGGGCGTCTTTTTCATCATGCTCATCGTTTACATTCGTTTCTGGTGGCTCTGA
- the npl gene encoding N-acetylneuraminate lyase isoform X2, with translation MSLSVAERKDLAEEWCLRAKGRMDNVIIHVGCMSLKDSQDLARHAAEIGADGIAVISPSFFKPKTADALRRFLQEVASAAPTLPFYYYQIPSFTGVNVPVRDVIEDIEKLIPSFRGVKFSGSDLLDFGQCVSYSQPHWSVLYGVDEQLLAGLAMGANGAVGSTYNYMGCYVNQMISAFETKDLVKARTIQFKIQELVRYAIKLGFDIGVNKQLMAEVSGLHLGPPRLPVMPCSPDLAQLIIQKYQSIFV, from the exons ATGTCCCTCTCTGTTGCAGAGAGGAAGGACCTCGCAGAGGAGTGGTGTCTGAGAGCAAAGGGAAG AATGGATAACGTGATTATACATGTCGGATGCATGAGCCTCAAAGACTCCCAGGATCTG GCTCGTCATGCAGCAGAGATTGGAGCTGATGGGATAGCAGTCATTTCTCCCTCCTTCTTTAAGCCCAAAACTGCAG ATGCGTTGAGGAGATTTCTGCAGGAAGTTGCTTCAGCTGCTCCAACTCTGCCCTTTTACTATTACCAAATCCCATCATTTACGGGGGTGAATG TTCCAGTGAGAGATGTGATAGAAGACATTGAGAAGCTCATTCCCTCCTTCAGAGGAGTAAAGTTCAGTGGGAGCGACCTGTTGGACTTTGGCCAGTGTGTCAGTTACAGCCAGCCTCACTGGTCAGTCCTGTACGGTGTGGACGAG CAATTGCTAGCTGGTCTGGCAATGGGAGCTAATGGAGCTGTTGGCAG CACATATAACTACATGGGATGCTACGTCAACCAGATGATTTCAGCCTTTGAGACTAAAGATCTAGTCAAAGCCCGAACCATTCAG TTCAAAATCCAAGAACTCGTGCGTTACGCCATAAAACTTG GTTTTGATATTGGAGTAAACAAGCAACTGATGGCCGAGGTGTCGGGCTTGCATCTTGGACCGCCTCGACTCCCTGTGATGCCATGCTCTCCTGATCTCGCTCAGCTGATCATACAGAAATACCAGAGCATTTTTGTCTAA
- the npl gene encoding N-acetylneuraminate lyase isoform X1, protein MAPANDRKVTGLLAATFTPLTAQGEVNLSVIGPYVDYLTEKQGIKGIFVNGTTGESMSLSVAERKDLAEEWCLRAKGRMDNVIIHVGCMSLKDSQDLARHAAEIGADGIAVISPSFFKPKTADALRRFLQEVASAAPTLPFYYYQIPSFTGVNVPVRDVIEDIEKLIPSFRGVKFSGSDLLDFGQCVSYSQPHWSVLYGVDEQLLAGLAMGANGAVGSTYNYMGCYVNQMISAFETKDLVKARTIQFKIQELVRYAIKLGFDIGVNKQLMAEVSGLHLGPPRLPVMPCSPDLAQLIIQKYQSIFV, encoded by the exons ATGGCTCCTGCAAATGACAGAAAGGTGACAGGTCTGCTTGCTGCCACATTCACTCCTTTGACCGCTCAAGG TGAGGTCAACTTATCAGTGATTGGACCTTATGTTGACTACTTGACAGAAAAGCAAGGTATAAAGGGCATATTTG TCAATGGCACGACCGGAGAGAGCATGTCCCTCTCTGTTGCAGAGAGGAAGGACCTCGCAGAGGAGTGGTGTCTGAGAGCAAAGGGAAG AATGGATAACGTGATTATACATGTCGGATGCATGAGCCTCAAAGACTCCCAGGATCTG GCTCGTCATGCAGCAGAGATTGGAGCTGATGGGATAGCAGTCATTTCTCCCTCCTTCTTTAAGCCCAAAACTGCAG ATGCGTTGAGGAGATTTCTGCAGGAAGTTGCTTCAGCTGCTCCAACTCTGCCCTTTTACTATTACCAAATCCCATCATTTACGGGGGTGAATG TTCCAGTGAGAGATGTGATAGAAGACATTGAGAAGCTCATTCCCTCCTTCAGAGGAGTAAAGTTCAGTGGGAGCGACCTGTTGGACTTTGGCCAGTGTGTCAGTTACAGCCAGCCTCACTGGTCAGTCCTGTACGGTGTGGACGAG CAATTGCTAGCTGGTCTGGCAATGGGAGCTAATGGAGCTGTTGGCAG CACATATAACTACATGGGATGCTACGTCAACCAGATGATTTCAGCCTTTGAGACTAAAGATCTAGTCAAAGCCCGAACCATTCAG TTCAAAATCCAAGAACTCGTGCGTTACGCCATAAAACTTG GTTTTGATATTGGAGTAAACAAGCAACTGATGGCCGAGGTGTCGGGCTTGCATCTTGGACCGCCTCGACTCCCTGTGATGCCATGCTCTCCTGATCTCGCTCAGCTGATCATACAGAAATACCAGAGCATTTTTGTCTAA